The DNA sequence TCCGGCCTGCCTCCTGCAAGGGTTGCAAGGGCCGCGTACGAGACAAAGCCGGGATCGGCCATCAGGACGCGGTCCCCTTTCTCCACCAGGGCCTGCATCACGATGTGCAGGGCCTCGCTTGCGCCCGCGGTGACGATCACCTGGTCGGGTGCGTAGGTGAGACCGTTCTCGCGCCTGAACTTCTCCGAGATCGCCTCTCTCAACTCGGGGACGCCGGAGTTCGTCGTGTACCCGGTCATCCCGTCGCGGATCGCCTGAATCCCCGCCTCGCGGACGTGCGCCGGAGTCGGGAAGTCGGGCTGGCCGAGGCCGAGATTGATGGCGTCCTTTCCCGCCCCCTCGAACATCCGCCTGATCCCCGAGATCTCGATCCCGCGGACCCTTTCTGCAAACCTGTACCCAGTCATATGCCGGTCACTCGATATTGGCGTGCCTGCATTTGAGTGCTTCGACGTCTGTCTCCGTGATCTCCATCAGGCGGGAGACGATCGCATCGGAGAAGACCATGCATGCCGTCTCGAAGATCGTGCCCAGCGGGGCGAAAGACTTGTGTTCGCCCATCATCTGCCTGATCTCGAACTCCACGGAGTCGTCCTTCACCTCGTCGCGGTGGCTCTCGATCTCGACCATGCAATCGGCGATCTTCCCGATCCGGGAGTCCTTGTTGGAGGTGATCAGGCAGACCCGGCCGCCGATCTCCTTCGAGGTCTCGGCGAGTTCGGCGACGGTCTTCGTCTTCCCTGACCCGGAAAAGACGACGAGCACGTCTCCGGCCTGCATGGCCGGTGTGATCGTCTCGCCGACGACAAAGGACTGCAGGCCGAGGTGCATCAGCCGCATTGCAAATGCCTTTGCAACCAGACCTGAGCGGCCTGCGCCGAGGACGTAGATCCTCTTTGCACAGAGAAGTTCCTGCAAAAGGGATTCCACCTCTGTGTCCGCGATCCTGTCGGCGATAGAGGTGATCTTTGACGCCATCAGGCGCATCATATCCTGAACTTCGTGGTTCTCCATGATCCTTCAATAGGGGTGGTCGTGCCAACTAGATGAGAATATCGCGGATGCCCGGTTTCAGATGGGAAATGTCATCTTTCAGGAGGGCAATGTCTATGCAGACCGGTGGCATGATGCAACCCTATTACTCCTGCGACGGCGTGACCCTCTACCATGGCGATTCTGTCGAGTGCATGAATGCCATGCCTGCGGGCTCCGTCGATCTCATCTTTGCGGACCCGCCGTACAACCTCTCGAACGGCGGTTTCACCTGCCAGAGCGGGAGGAGGGCGCCCGTCGACAAGGGCGCGTGGGACCGGAGCGGCGGGATCAGGGAGGACTTTGATTTTCACTGCCGCTGGATAGAGGCCTGCAGCCGCCTTCTCAGGGACGGCGGGACGATCTGGATCAGCGGCACTTATCACTCGATCTACGCCTGCGGCTATGCCCTCCAGAGCCTCGGCTTCCATATCCTCAATGATATCTGCTGGTTCAAGCCGAACGCCCCTCCCAACCTGAGCACGCGGGTCTTCACGGCGAGTCATGAGACCCTGATCTGGGCGCGGAAGGGAGAGGGACGCCATACCTTCAATTATGACGAGATGAAGCACGGCGGATGGGACTACGACGTCCTGAAACGTCCGGGCAAGCAGATGCGCTCTGTCTGGTCTGTCCCGACCCCGAAACGCTCGGAGAAAAAGGAGGGGAAGCACCCGACCCAGAAACCCCTTGCGCTTCTTCAGCGCGTGATCCTGGCGAGCACCTATGAGGACGACCTTGTGCTCGACCCCTTTGCCGGGAGTTCGACGACCGGGATTGCCGCATGCCTCCTCGGCCGCCGCTTTATCGGGATCGAGAAGGAGCAGACCTACCTCGACCTGTCGGTCAGGCGTTTCCGGGCGCTCCTCGGTGAGGACGACGAGTGACGCATCTCAGATGAAACGCTCGAACCGGTCTTTTCCCGCCTTGCAGATCGGGCAGATCTCAGGGGGGTTCTCCCGGGCGCAGAGATAGCCGCAGACCCTGCAGCGCCAGACCGGGAGGGGAAGAGACCCGGCGACCCCGCCGGAAGGGCGTGCCTCTCCTTTTTTCGGCCCGCCCGGCGGTCGGCGTTCGGGAACCGGCCTGGCCACTGCCTTCCCTGATGCGACCTCTGCAGAGACATAGAGGGCACAGTAGCAGGCCCCGTACGCAGTGAGGTCGGGGTCGCGGTAGTCGCAGGGGCAGATGATGTCGAGGTCTCTCTCCCTGTCCCCGGCGGCGAGGCGGCACGGGCAGGCAGGGTAGCCGTACCTTTCCCTGTTGGTCAGGAGGCCCCTGACCAGTCCAGCGACGAACTCCCTGTCAGGGTTGAGGCGGTACCCCCCGGCCTCGGCCTCCTTTTTCAGGCGGAGATATTCCTTTTCGACCTGCTCGTCAGGGATCATTCCGCGAGGGCCTCCCTGATCTCGTTCTCCTGGTAGCCGATGATCGCCTTCCCATTGATCACGAGTGTCGGGAACGAGCCGAGGGGGTTGCAGGTCTGCAGCATCTCTGAATAGGTCTGCTCCATCTCGTCCTTCGGGAGCATGTCGACAAAGACATAGTCGAAAGCCACTCCCAGTGTGGTGAGAAGTTCTTTGGTCTTTGCGCACCACCCGCAGGTGCTCAGGGCGTAGAGGAAGATAGTACCTTTGTTTTTTCCATCGACATGAATAGGTCCCATGATTTCTCAGGCGTGAGGATGACGCGGGGCTCAGATAAGGATTTCGGAGGGGTATGGATCAGAAGATTGATGCCGCCGCATCGCCTCCGGTGGCGTACATGCTCCTCGAGGTCTACGACGCGGCCGCCAACGCCTTCAGCCTTATCGGGGCCGTCATCATCATCTACGGCGGGATCAGGGCGGCTGCGGAGACGCTGGGGAAGGAGGTGCTCGGGCGCCCCTTCGGGTACGGCGACATCAGGCGGGACTTCACCATAAAAATCGTCTTCGGCCTGGACTTTCTCATCGCCGCCGACATCCTCCAGACCCTTGTCACGCCCTCGCAGGAGGAGATCCTCTTCCTCGGCAGCATCGTCATCATCAGGACGGTCCTCGGGTACTTCCTCACCAAAGAGGCGACCGAGTTCAATCTGGACTGAGAAAATGATCGTATCCGGGGGGCAGGGGATAAATCTCTCGGGACGGAGATTGCCATCCCCTCTATCCTAAAGATGGGGGGACCGGTGGGCTCTGCCCCCCGGAAAAGAGCGCAGATCAACCGCCTTCCCCATAGAGTGTACCGGGGGCAAGCCCCCGGACCCCCAAATTAGGATAGGCTCCGGGAAGACAGATCCAAAGATCCTGAGGGTGGAGAGTGGCCCCACCCCTATCCTGAGGGGGTTCTGGTGGCTGCGACCGAAGGGAGCATGAGAAAACCGTAGTTTTTCGAGGGAGTCCCCTGGAAAAAATGCCGAACCACCGCCTGCCAGACCGGCAGGCGTATGAAGATTTTTACCGCGTCCCCTCTTCAGATCCCCAGGATCTCTATGAGGTCCCTGATATCGTGGAGCACGAAGTCCGGCCTGCAGATGAGGGGCGCGGGACCGTCGCTCCTGTCGCCGTACAGGGCATAGGCCGTCTTCATGCCCAGGCCCTGCGCCGGTTCGATTTCGCGCCTGATGCTGTCGCCGACGACCATCGCCTCCGCGGCGTCGGCAGGGAGGGCCCTGAGGGCGTAAAGGAATGACGCTGGGTCGGGCTTTCTCTGCCCCGAGATGTCGGGGGTGACGATGCAGGCGAAGTACTCGCTGAGCCCGGCCTTCTCAAGCCTCCTCTTTGCCTGGGAGGAGTGGGCGTCGGTGACGATCGCAAGGGGGATACCCGCGTCGGAAAGAGCGGCCAGGGTCTCGGCCGCCCCCTCGTACGGCCTGATGGCGGCGAGTTTCGTCTTCTCGTAGACGGTGCAGCAGCGGGGAAATGACGCGGCAGGTGCGTTGATGTCCCTGATATAGTCGAGGATGTTTTCCGGGTCCTCGAAACCGACCCCCGGCCTCCTGAAGTACTGGTAGAGGTCTTCGCCGTCGCCCACTTTGAGAAAATCCACGACTGCATGGCATGCCGCCTGCTTTGCGGTGACGAAGTCCCAGAGCGTGTTGTCCATGTCAAAGAGGAGGGCCTTTACCTCTCTATTCCGAGAGCCAGAAGATGCCTGCATACGTCCACGTCCAGTGCAAACTCTGTATGCAGATGCTCATCTATGAATGTTAGTTTGAAGGCATCGGCATCGTTGCCCTTGCCGCCGTACTCGCTGAAGATGCAGGTCCCCTCGATCTCCACGACCCCGAAGGTCACCGCGAGGTCGGCGATGAAGCCGAGGAGCGCCTGGGGGGAGACCGTCCGCGGCCGTGCATGGTACGGCGCCCTGAAGAGGAAGTACTCGAGGCCGCCGGCGTCGCAGAGGTCGGCCATCGCAGCGTCGGCGGTGAGGAGGACGGGGAGGCTGAAACGTTCCTCCTCGAACCGCCTGAGCGCCCGGACGATGAACTGGTCGTTCTCCCGCGTGGCATGGGTGGCCTTCTGGCCCGATTCGAGGAGGATGGCGCGGTCGCGGAGCGCCCTGTACTCGGCCATCGCACTGTATGCCGCCTTTCTCGACTTCTTCTTCCGCCTGTTCTCGAACTCGCCGATGATCCATTCTTTTTCCGGGGCGCTTGCGATGAGTTCGCCGATCAGGCGGGCCGAGTATTTGTGGTTCATGACGTACTCGATCTCCTGCCTGACCACGTCGACCAGGACCGTCTCTTCGGGCTGCAGGGCGCCGGTGACGGTGACGAACCGGTGGTACAGGAGGTTGGTGTCGACACCGTAGTACACGTCCTTCCTGAGGCCACGATACAGGTCGGCCCGTGTCACGAACTCGTCGAGGTTCTCGTAGGCGGTGATCCCGCTCGCCAGGAGGCACTCCTCGAAGTCGGTGAAGAGGGGCATCTCCTGTGCATGCTCCCCGAAACGTTCGGCACCGTCGAAGAAGTCCTCGTACCGGCAGAGGACCGTGATCGCATATCCATCCCCAGAAGGACGGGCGGAGAGGAGATCGGCCTCATAGACCGGGTACGAGAGGGTGAAGCCCTCGGCGAAGAGGTTTGCAAGGACGGCCAGTTCCCTGCCCTCGATCACCTCGCTGGCGCCCGGCATCAGGCTCCTCCTGCAAGGTCGTGGAGGGTCTGGAGGTGGAGCGGGATCATCGGGTGCGGGAGGGGAAGGGGCCCGCCGCCCTGGAGACCGAGGTAGAAGATGTGTGCCGGGGCGATGCCGGCGTCGGCCAGGGCCAGGCAGGCCGAGACGATGAGGGCCTTCCTGCCCGGCGTGATGTCGAGGGCGATCTCGTACCCCTCCGCGACGCGGTTGCGGGCGAGGTCGAGAACCGTCCCGGTCGCCCCGGCAAAGTCGCCGCACGGCACCGAGGTCACCGAAACAGGAGGCGAGATCCCGTACCGCCGCGAGATGATCCCGATCCCTTCGGTGGCCGCGGCCGTGCCTGGCATGCACGGCGTCTCCGCGATGATATGGACCTTGTCGGGGAGGCACCTCCCCTCCCGCAGGACGGCATGGTAGGTGTTGAGGAGCGCCCAGACAGACCGTCCGGCAAAGGTGATGTACGCGGTCCCGCGTCTCATAGGGGGTAGTCCGGGACGGGAGGATAAAAATGCTCTGCCTGATCCTGCTCCCGACGATGGCATCCCCGGGGCGGGGACAGGGAGTCTGTCCCTAAGGCATTGGAGACGCCATCGCCGACACCTGCACTGTCGAGCGGCGTAGCGTGCCCGGATTGGGCCCGATATCAGCCGGGCCCCCATGTGCATCCTTCAACATATTAGTGCTACAAATTCACCATTTTTAAAATATTTTTCATGATACTCATTACATAATTTAAAATAGGTATGTTATCGTATTATTTTTGTATGTGCCAGCGAGGCGATTATAGCACGAATATGAAAAATAGTATTGTCGCGGCGGCGCTCTTTGTGGCCCTGATTACCGTTGCAGGCTGCATGGGGAGTTCATCGACCGTCCAGGAGACTCCTGCGGTCACCCCTGCGCAGTCCTCCGAGATCGCCCTCACCGATGGCTTCGGCCGGACTGTCACCGTCCCGTCGCCCCCTGAGAGCGTCGTCTGTTCCGGGTCGGGATGTCTCCGCTACCTCGTGTACCTGCAGAGTCAGGACCTGACCATCGGTGTCGACAGCATCGAAAAGAAAGATCAGGCGATTGAAGGCCGCCCCTATGCCATCGCCTACGGGTCGCAGTTCAAGAAACTCCCCCTGATCGGCGAGTTCAGGGGCAAGGACGACCCGGAGAAGATCCTCGCGATCTCCCCGAGCCTCATCTTCAAGACCGGTTCTACCGGCACGGCGTACGGGACGAGCGCCGCCGAGGCCGACAAACTGCAGGAGAAGACCGGCATCCCGGTCGTGGCGTTCCCGTACGGATCCCTGCGGA is a window from the Methanofollis sp. genome containing:
- the hxlB gene encoding 6-phospho-3-hexuloisomerase — its product is MENHEVQDMMRLMASKITSIADRIADTEVESLLQELLCAKRIYVLGAGRSGLVAKAFAMRLMHLGLQSFVVGETITPAMQAGDVLVVFSGSGKTKTVAELAETSKEIGGRVCLITSNKDSRIGKIADCMVEIESHRDEVKDDSVEFEIRQMMGEHKSFAPLGTIFETACMVFSDAIVSRLMEITETDVEALKCRHANIE
- a CDS encoding glutaredoxin family protein; the protein is MGPIHVDGKNKGTIFLYALSTCGWCAKTKELLTTLGVAFDYVFVDMLPKDEMEQTYSEMLQTCNPLGSFPTLVINGKAIIGYQENEIREALAE
- a CDS encoding site-specific DNA-methyltransferase; its protein translation is MQTGGMMQPYYSCDGVTLYHGDSVECMNAMPAGSVDLIFADPPYNLSNGGFTCQSGRRAPVDKGAWDRSGGIREDFDFHCRWIEACSRLLRDGGTIWISGTYHSIYACGYALQSLGFHILNDICWFKPNAPPNLSTRVFTASHETLIWARKGEGRHTFNYDEMKHGGWDYDVLKRPGKQMRSVWSVPTPKRSEKKEGKHPTQKPLALLQRVILASTYEDDLVLDPFAGSSTTGIAACLLGRRFIGIEKEQTYLDLSVRRFRALLGEDDE
- a CDS encoding ferredoxin-thioredoxin reductase catalytic domain-containing protein is translated as MIPDEQVEKEYLRLKKEAEAGGYRLNPDREFVAGLVRGLLTNRERYGYPACPCRLAAGDRERDLDIICPCDYRDPDLTAYGACYCALYVSAEVASGKAVARPVPERRPPGGPKKGEARPSGGVAGSLPLPVWRCRVCGYLCARENPPEICPICKAGKDRFERFI
- a CDS encoding DUF1622 domain-containing protein gives rise to the protein MDQKIDAAASPPVAYMLLEVYDAAANAFSLIGAVIIIYGGIRAAAETLGKEVLGRPFGYGDIRRDFTIKIVFGLDFLIAADILQTLVTPSQEEILFLGSIVIIRTVLGYFLTKEATEFNLD
- a CDS encoding PIN domain-containing protein; translation: MPGASEVIEGRELAVLANLFAEGFTLSYPVYEADLLSARPSGDGYAITVLCRYEDFFDGAERFGEHAQEMPLFTDFEECLLASGITAYENLDEFVTRADLYRGLRKDVYYGVDTNLLYHRFVTVTGALQPEETVLVDVVRQEIEYVMNHKYSARLIGELIASAPEKEWIIGEFENRRKKKSRKAAYSAMAEYRALRDRAILLESGQKATHATRENDQFIVRALRRFEEERFSLPVLLTADAAMADLCDAGGLEYFLFRAPYHARPRTVSPQALLGFIADLAVTFGVVEIEGTCIFSEYGGKGNDADAFKLTFIDEHLHTEFALDVDVCRHLLALGIER
- a CDS encoding HAD family hydrolase, coding for MDNTLWDFVTAKQAACHAVVDFLKVGDGEDLYQYFRRPGVGFEDPENILDYIRDINAPAASFPRCCTVYEKTKLAAIRPYEGAAETLAALSDAGIPLAIVTDAHSSQAKRRLEKAGLSEYFACIVTPDISGQRKPDPASFLYALRALPADAAEAMVVGDSIRREIEPAQGLGMKTAYALYGDRSDGPAPLICRPDFVLHDIRDLIEILGI